One Nitrospina watsonii DNA segment encodes these proteins:
- a CDS encoding glycosyltransferase family protein has product MNLKILTFNWHEPYICLMAHTGYEFHILEPEIQPGQRRQWDWNMRPLPKNGHIVSEAEARQSLENGEYAVVIAHNLKDLAWAQQYDLPKIAVFHNKFSTEAALSGNSVEKQEYFEFVQDLTHDAHRIFISKSKRDDWGLQGDIIRPGLPLEEYGGYHGNGGFLVRVANHLMERDLMLGYRVSREIVDGFPCVTLGQNPHLPDARLSRGFEDLLDHYRRGRMFLNTTVDGYEDGYNLSMLEAMATGMPVITTSNATSPIEDGVNGFISDDIMVLRRRVEDLLRNPLKAQELGQQARNTVDQLFPMKQFIRNWKQAVQTAIDLFLARHEKNPKAKVASADTSPRKRNVLLDTNGNPVTTAHYLERALRKTQQVITCGSAFTIEHKKNWNMDALHWPANQPDMSREPGAPVRSVLSNLPKGWQPDVYIYVETGLNTIPGDLNTLTIPKVCYLIDTHLNLDHHLQIARPFDLVFLAQKEYVARFREAGMEWVEWLPLACDPEIHGKQDVAKRHDVGFVGSILPTLPRRKQLLDSLAQHFNVHKDRRFMDEMAAVFSQSRVVFNNAVNNDLNMPVFEALCSGSLLVTDAAPGSGLAELFEDGTHLAIYDDASIVDTVRYYLDHPEEAERMAAAGRREVLARHTYDHRVQVLMQHVEQWIEEAAQKESAIDSAVEPVPAYFRNVRQDLLPLVPETAQSILEVGCGAGGTGYALKQRQNATVVGIEMNPGAAEAARKVLDDVVEDNIETMTLPFEENSFDCILFADVLEHLVEPGEVLKKTRPYLKQGGVMIASIPNIQYHGILHQLSEGSWTYQDEGILDRTHLRFFTLKEIEKLFSENGYDIQAVEENIDSQYESYAASGRTSLKTGRVTVSDLSPEELRRFFVIQYKIVARPVFNKETKPLNASEDTALDSNMERLKEARKLERSGALSEVLQRYQALCREDSQSSDAWVGQGNVLIRSGNSKEAEGCYRRAISIDEAHAGAWLGLGGVALQSGNWHDAVAAYEVILSEDAINSKALCGMGVALEHLDQATSAHQYYTNALKSDPENKAALASLINLSYLLNNFIHVEEFLGRFVKQNPTNLNLLFGLAGVQYKSGKRVEARKNLETILRFDANNSDAHTFLEKLDAENLKTGKVCS; this is encoded by the coding sequence ATGAACCTCAAAATCCTCACTTTCAACTGGCATGAACCGTACATCTGCCTGATGGCCCACACGGGTTACGAATTCCACATTCTGGAACCGGAAATCCAGCCCGGGCAACGCCGCCAGTGGGATTGGAACATGCGTCCGTTGCCGAAAAACGGGCACATTGTCAGTGAGGCGGAGGCGCGCCAAAGCCTGGAGAACGGGGAGTATGCCGTCGTCATCGCGCACAACCTGAAAGACCTGGCCTGGGCGCAGCAGTATGACCTCCCAAAGATCGCCGTTTTCCACAACAAGTTTTCGACCGAAGCGGCGTTGAGTGGCAATAGTGTGGAGAAACAAGAATACTTCGAGTTCGTTCAGGACTTGACGCACGACGCGCACCGGATTTTTATCTCGAAGAGCAAGCGCGACGACTGGGGACTGCAAGGCGATATCATCCGTCCCGGTCTGCCGCTGGAAGAATACGGCGGGTACCATGGCAATGGCGGCTTCCTGGTGCGGGTCGCAAACCATCTCATGGAACGCGATCTCATGCTGGGCTACCGCGTCAGCAGGGAAATCGTCGATGGCTTTCCGTGCGTCACGCTGGGGCAGAATCCGCACCTTCCGGACGCCCGGTTGTCACGTGGTTTTGAGGATTTGCTGGACCATTACCGCCGCGGCCGGATGTTTCTCAACACCACCGTGGACGGGTATGAAGATGGTTACAATCTGTCGATGCTGGAAGCGATGGCTACGGGCATGCCGGTGATCACCACGTCCAACGCGACGTCGCCGATCGAAGACGGAGTCAATGGATTCATTTCGGACGATATTATGGTCTTGCGGCGGCGGGTTGAAGACCTGTTGCGGAATCCCCTCAAGGCGCAGGAACTGGGTCAGCAGGCACGTAATACGGTGGATCAACTGTTTCCCATGAAGCAATTCATACGCAACTGGAAGCAGGCGGTTCAAACCGCCATCGATTTGTTTCTGGCGCGACATGAAAAAAATCCCAAGGCAAAGGTCGCGTCTGCCGACACCTCTCCCCGAAAGCGGAACGTGTTGCTGGACACCAACGGCAACCCGGTCACCACCGCCCACTATCTGGAGCGGGCATTGCGCAAAACGCAGCAGGTCATCACCTGCGGTTCCGCGTTCACGATAGAACATAAAAAAAACTGGAACATGGATGCCCTGCATTGGCCTGCAAACCAGCCGGATATGAGCCGGGAACCGGGCGCACCTGTCCGGAGCGTGCTTTCGAATTTGCCAAAGGGCTGGCAGCCGGATGTCTATATCTATGTAGAAACCGGACTGAACACAATACCCGGGGACCTGAACACGCTGACGATCCCCAAGGTTTGCTATTTGATCGATACCCATCTGAATCTGGATCATCATTTGCAGATTGCGCGGCCGTTCGATCTGGTTTTCCTGGCGCAGAAAGAATACGTGGCACGTTTTCGTGAAGCGGGCATGGAGTGGGTGGAGTGGTTGCCGCTGGCCTGCGATCCGGAGATCCACGGCAAACAGGACGTGGCAAAGAGGCACGATGTGGGTTTTGTCGGCAGCATTCTGCCCACTCTGCCGCGCCGCAAGCAATTGCTGGATTCGTTGGCGCAGCATTTTAACGTGCATAAAGATCGCCGCTTCATGGATGAGATGGCCGCCGTGTTCAGCCAGTCCCGAGTTGTGTTCAACAATGCGGTCAATAATGATCTCAATATGCCCGTGTTCGAGGCCTTGTGTTCGGGCAGTCTGCTGGTAACGGATGCGGCTCCGGGAAGCGGGCTGGCGGAGCTTTTTGAGGACGGTACCCATCTGGCGATTTATGACGATGCGTCCATCGTGGATACGGTGCGGTATTACCTCGATCATCCTGAAGAGGCCGAGCGCATGGCCGCTGCGGGCCGGCGCGAAGTACTGGCCCGGCATACTTACGATCATCGCGTTCAGGTTCTCATGCAACATGTGGAACAGTGGATCGAAGAGGCTGCGCAAAAGGAAAGTGCGATCGATTCGGCTGTGGAGCCGGTTCCCGCATATTTTCGCAATGTTCGGCAGGATCTGTTGCCGCTCGTTCCGGAAACCGCCCAATCCATTCTGGAAGTGGGCTGTGGCGCCGGAGGGACCGGGTACGCTCTCAAGCAGAGGCAGAATGCCACGGTCGTCGGCATCGAAATGAATCCCGGCGCGGCGGAGGCAGCGCGTAAGGTTCTGGATGATGTGGTGGAAGATAATATTGAAACGATGACATTGCCGTTTGAGGAAAACAGTTTCGATTGCATCCTGTTTGCGGATGTTTTGGAACACTTGGTCGAACCCGGAGAGGTTCTTAAGAAAACCCGGCCCTATTTGAAACAGGGCGGGGTGATGATCGCCAGCATTCCTAATATTCAGTATCACGGGATTCTTCATCAATTGAGTGAGGGCAGTTGGACATACCAGGATGAAGGCATTCTGGATCGCACGCATCTCCGGTTTTTCACCTTAAAGGAAATCGAAAAGCTGTTTTCAGAAAACGGGTATGACATCCAGGCGGTTGAAGAAAACATCGACTCTCAGTACGAATCGTATGCCGCCTCCGGCCGGACCAGTTTGAAAACCGGACGGGTGACCGTATCCGACTTGTCTCCTGAGGAATTACGCCGGTTTTTTGTCATCCAGTACAAGATCGTGGCGCGACCGGTTTTCAATAAGGAAACCAAGCCATTGAATGCATCCGAGGACACCGCGCTGGATTCAAACATGGAAAGGCTCAAGGAGGCCCGCAAATTAGAACGCTCCGGTGCACTGTCCGAGGTACTCCAGCGCTACCAGGCGCTTTGCCGGGAAGATTCGCAATCTTCCGATGCCTGGGTGGGGCAGGGCAATGTTTTGATCCGCTCCGGTAATTCAAAAGAAGCCGAAGGGTGTTACCGGCGCGCTATTTCGATCGATGAGGCTCACGCGGGAGCCTGGCTGGGACTCGGTGGGGTGGCGCTCCAGTCCGGGAATTGGCATGACGCCGTGGCGGCGTATGAAGTGATCCTGAGTGAGGACGCTATCAACAGCAAGGCCTTGTGTGGCATGGGAGTCGCGCTCGAACATCTGGATCAGGCGACGTCCGCCCATCAGTATTATACAAACGCATTGAAGTCGGACCCGGAAAACAAGGCGGCGTTGGCTTCCCTGATAAACCTATCCTATCTCCTCAATAACTTCATCCATGTAGAAGAGTTTTTAGGCCGTTTTGTAAAGCAGAATCCTACCAATTTAAATTTGCTGTTTGGTCTGGCAGGCGTGCAATACAAATCAGGGAAACGGGTCGAAGCCCGCAAGAATCTGGAAACTATCCTTAGGTTCGATGCCAACAATAGCGATGCCCATACTTTTCTGGAAAAACTGGACGCAGAAAATTTGAAGACGGGAAAGGTCTGTTCATGA
- a CDS encoding molybdopterin-dependent oxidoreductase, which produces MEFPTPDPKSKRIRTREAMIQYQKARQEGKEWTGEVPMGEGPLNRDGMPKTPPGQSVTDRWPVLDLGFQPEIPLENWSLTLSGLLDYPASFSWEEFNKFPQVEDVSDFHCVTSWSRLDNRWKGVRFSDLANHCRVQKEVRYVYIKAYDGYSTNLPIEEAMKYDVLLVHTWEGMPLSKEHGGPVRMITPQLYAWKGAKWIGEIIFREDDELGFWEQRGYSNSANPWLEERYW; this is translated from the coding sequence ATGGAGTTCCCCACCCCCGACCCCAAGTCAAAACGCATCCGCACACGGGAAGCGATGATCCAGTACCAGAAAGCCCGCCAGGAAGGCAAGGAATGGACCGGCGAGGTGCCGATGGGCGAAGGCCCGCTGAACCGCGACGGCATGCCCAAAACCCCGCCGGGGCAGAGCGTCACCGACCGCTGGCCGGTGCTCGATCTCGGCTTCCAGCCGGAAATCCCGCTGGAGAACTGGTCGCTGACGCTATCGGGTCTTTTAGACTACCCCGCCTCCTTCAGCTGGGAGGAATTCAACAAATTTCCGCAGGTGGAGGATGTGTCGGACTTCCATTGCGTCACCTCGTGGAGCCGGCTGGACAACCGCTGGAAAGGCGTGCGCTTTTCGGATCTCGCCAATCATTGCCGGGTGCAGAAGGAAGTGCGCTACGTGTACATCAAGGCCTACGACGGCTACTCCACCAATCTGCCGATCGAGGAAGCCATGAAGTACGACGTGCTCCTGGTCCACACCTGGGAGGGAATGCCATTGTCGAAGGAGCACGGCGGGCCGGTGCGCATGATCACGCCGCAGTTGTACGCGTGGAAGGGAGCCAAATGGATCGGTGAGATCATTTTCCGCGAAGACGACGAATTGGGATTCTGGGAACAGCGCGGCTACAGCAACAGCGCCAACCCCTGGTTGGAGGAACGGTATTGGTGA
- a CDS encoding formylglycine-generating enzyme family protein, whose product MRIFTALILLLWVVSTACSPQPSLQPDSSFDITEDMVLIPGGKFQRGCDALGPEHGAPAHEVYLEDFMIDQYEVTNKKLEEVMPDHLLRRSASSSCDNCPVSKITWYEAADYCHLIGKALPSEAQWEKAAGGKNGCEFPWGLEWDPVQAYGGKELQDDASPVGQFPPNRYGLYDMAGNMWEWVADWYSPQFYFLGELMYNPRGPRRGVMKVRRGGAWSDSINGMRVGYRDWSYPFSRSFSDIGFRCVINLKRP is encoded by the coding sequence ATGAGGATCTTCACGGCGTTGATTCTACTGCTTTGGGTCGTCTCCACCGCCTGCTCTCCCCAACCTTCGCTGCAACCCGATTCCTCCTTTGACATCACCGAGGACATGGTGTTGATCCCTGGGGGAAAGTTTCAGCGGGGTTGCGATGCCCTGGGCCCGGAACACGGGGCGCCGGCGCATGAGGTGTACCTCGAAGACTTCATGATCGACCAGTACGAAGTCACCAACAAAAAACTGGAAGAGGTGATGCCCGACCACCTGCTGCGCCGCAGTGCCTCCTCCAGTTGCGACAACTGCCCCGTCTCCAAAATCACCTGGTACGAAGCCGCCGACTACTGCCATCTCATCGGCAAAGCTCTGCCCAGCGAAGCGCAATGGGAAAAAGCCGCGGGAGGGAAGAATGGATGCGAGTTTCCCTGGGGACTGGAATGGGACCCGGTGCAGGCCTACGGCGGTAAGGAGTTGCAGGACGACGCCTCGCCCGTCGGGCAATTCCCCCCCAACCGCTACGGTTTGTATGATATGGCCGGTAACATGTGGGAATGGGTTGCCGATTGGTACTCACCGCAATTCTATTTTCTGGGCGAATTGATGTACAATCCACGTGGACCCCGCCGTGGCGTGATGAAAGTCCGGCGCGGCGGTGCCTGGTCCGACAGCATCAACGGGATGCGGGTCGGCTACCGCGACTGGAGTTACCCCTTTTCCCGCAGCTTCAGCGATATCGGTTTCCGCTGTGTCATCAACCTGAAACGACCATGA
- the metF gene encoding methylenetetrahydrofolate reductase [NAD(P)H], giving the protein MKISKLLETVRPAFSFEFFPPKDDEGFNDLFTTVQNLKPLQPVYVSVTYGAMGNTRTKTLDLVKRIKHDVDLESMAHLTCVGSNADEIAEVLDALQDAGIDNVLALRGDPPKDQEYFVRPKNGFGFANELVDFIKKRGYDFCIGVAGYPEKHIECSDMDTDLDNLKRKVDAGADFIVTQLFFDNKFYFDFVDRALGKGIDIPIIPGIMPIQNLKQSKRFTKMCGSTIPDPLLSRMEAHAEDADMIRQIGVEHATEQCEGLLNGGAPGVHFYTLNRSRATLNIFENLRKLVDITPNP; this is encoded by the coding sequence ATGAAAATATCTAAACTTCTTGAAACCGTACGCCCTGCGTTTTCCTTTGAATTTTTTCCGCCAAAGGATGACGAAGGGTTCAATGATCTATTTACCACCGTTCAAAATCTGAAGCCCCTGCAGCCGGTCTATGTATCGGTGACCTACGGGGCGATGGGCAACACCCGCACCAAGACTCTGGACCTGGTCAAACGCATCAAACACGATGTCGATCTGGAGAGCATGGCGCATCTCACCTGCGTGGGGTCCAATGCCGATGAGATCGCGGAAGTTCTGGATGCCTTGCAGGATGCGGGGATCGACAACGTGCTTGCCCTGCGTGGCGACCCACCCAAGGACCAGGAGTATTTCGTCCGGCCGAAAAATGGATTTGGCTTTGCCAACGAGCTGGTGGACTTCATCAAAAAAAGGGGTTACGACTTCTGCATCGGTGTGGCCGGGTACCCGGAAAAACACATCGAATGCTCGGATATGGATACCGATCTGGACAACCTGAAACGCAAGGTCGATGCCGGGGCGGACTTCATCGTCACCCAGCTGTTTTTCGACAACAAGTTTTACTTCGACTTTGTGGACCGGGCCCTCGGCAAGGGCATCGATATCCCCATCATCCCCGGCATCATGCCGATTCAGAATTTGAAGCAGAGCAAACGATTCACCAAAATGTGCGGTTCGACCATTCCCGACCCGCTGCTGTCGCGGATGGAAGCGCACGCGGAAGATGCGGACATGATCCGGCAGATCGGCGTGGAGCATGCGACCGAACAATGCGAGGGCCTGCTCAACGGCGGCGCTCCGGGGGTCCATTTTTACACGCTCAACCGGTCGCGGGCGACGTTGAATATTTTTGAGAACCTGCGGAAACTGGTGGATATCACACCGAATCCCTGA
- a CDS encoding restriction endonuclease translates to MQIFLTVIIAFVLGLILIFFLKTTQPQAPRETVHFDKDSDKPSYLEDREEFRSKCLEFLGKFNLEYRHSVWANNSELEIDMQDETPVVGGKYLALCIFNPPFNLVDGMKVKGFLDSVKGEGAARGIIITTGYFADEAYRQIEEEPVELVNIHSFLKYLKGFDIY, encoded by the coding sequence GTGCAAATATTCCTGACGGTCATTATTGCGTTTGTTCTGGGCCTGATTCTGATTTTTTTTCTCAAGACCACCCAACCCCAGGCCCCGCGGGAAACCGTACACTTCGACAAAGATAGCGACAAACCCTCCTACCTTGAGGACCGCGAAGAGTTCCGGTCCAAGTGCCTTGAGTTCCTCGGTAAATTCAATCTTGAGTACCGCCATTCCGTGTGGGCCAATAACTCGGAGTTGGAAATCGACATGCAGGACGAAACCCCTGTGGTCGGTGGCAAATACCTCGCCCTGTGCATTTTCAATCCTCCGTTCAATCTGGTGGACGGAATGAAAGTCAAAGGCTTTCTGGATTCGGTGAAGGGGGAGGGCGCGGCTCGCGGCATCATCATCACCACCGGCTATTTTGCCGACGAAGCCTACCGGCAGATTGAAGAAGAACCGGTCGAACTCGTCAACATCCATTCCTTCCTGAAGTATTTAAAGGGTTTCGATATTTATTGA
- a CDS encoding c-type cytochrome, giving the protein MAEENKDPKEEEKNEDSPFNEGEFDERTSYSFLFFLLSGAMLFITLWAFWDDEYIRRGYKEFQDIYNETQYERTRVEYMEVTEKIQGRTEELREAIAREEQKLENDEEYQQLADAAWNAQVKLDDAKENLKFTKSRLDEYYYYYKKAQHEGQNYEVELNRVEETKKHIVESEPIVEQLAKERDAAEAKLLEFKARKKNLENELAKLTNDKIILSQRMDFYKPFNLFLRPTEIKQAVIPASAKNKFGEIVYKVDRCHTCHIAYDDPYYKDFENPLKTHPNREVLIKNHEPTETGCTWCHRGQGPATAPTEDAHGSHHEGDQTLGINEPLLHDNLMQSNCTNCHADVVSLDGAPILTKGKKLFLKLGCHGCHLVEGYADVRKVGPSLNRIAAKVDPSWLYRWVKKPKDYLPETRMPDFELSDEDALAISAYLLASSEKSYKLPEKFKSGDPAKGKELFESIGCQACHKLKGIGELFAPNLSNIGEKVSADWLVSWLSSPRDYNHKSTMPDMRLDVEQASNIASYLIQFGKPVKIPGIERRLKDPARVELGEKLVRNRGCFACHSIPGMEKEGRIAPELSAFGSKQVRELEFADTHIPHTWESWTYTKLKNPSAYRTDRILDKMPDFDLAEDEIDALMVLLRGLNGLFIPERYKKNYSKDELTIERGRRLIAQYNCRGCHVVEGYGGDIQEHLKASAQYPPPLETENYHVGNRVKGSWLYSFLKNPTPVRKWMDVRMPSFNLTDSQMRDLTAYFELVAPGEIKYEAGVHLKKDKEAIETGVKIVNYMECGKCHDDGAKGIEFKISSERLREEWIPKWLKDTREMIPWTPMPNHWPKEEGDYTIQGKFHKLNDVEKGNIDKQIQDVTDLLVSYDNPDIDLSLSLEAEEPFMDGFFDAGFGDEEPLDDEPMEGDDAGGEDSEFADDMDF; this is encoded by the coding sequence ATGGCTGAAGAAAATAAAGATCCTAAAGAAGAAGAGAAGAACGAGGACTCGCCTTTTAATGAAGGGGAGTTTGACGAGCGCACTTCGTACAGCTTTTTGTTTTTCCTGCTTTCCGGTGCGATGCTGTTTATCACCCTCTGGGCGTTCTGGGATGATGAGTACATCCGCCGCGGCTACAAGGAATTCCAGGATATATACAACGAAACCCAGTACGAGCGGACCCGCGTGGAGTACATGGAGGTCACTGAAAAGATTCAGGGGCGTACCGAGGAGTTGCGCGAAGCCATTGCCCGCGAAGAGCAGAAGCTGGAGAACGACGAGGAATACCAGCAACTCGCGGATGCCGCCTGGAATGCGCAGGTCAAGCTCGATGATGCAAAGGAAAACCTGAAATTCACCAAGAGCCGTCTGGACGAGTATTACTACTATTACAAAAAGGCCCAGCACGAAGGCCAAAACTATGAGGTCGAGCTCAACCGCGTCGAAGAAACGAAGAAACACATCGTGGAGTCGGAGCCGATTGTTGAACAGTTAGCCAAGGAGCGGGATGCTGCGGAAGCGAAGCTGCTGGAGTTCAAGGCACGCAAGAAAAACCTGGAAAACGAGCTGGCCAAACTGACCAACGACAAAATCATCCTTTCCCAGAGGATGGACTTTTACAAGCCATTCAATCTGTTTTTGCGTCCGACGGAAATCAAGCAGGCGGTCATCCCCGCATCGGCCAAAAACAAATTCGGGGAAATTGTTTACAAGGTCGATCGCTGTCATACCTGCCACATCGCTTATGATGATCCCTACTACAAGGATTTCGAAAATCCGCTCAAAACCCACCCCAACCGTGAAGTGTTGATCAAGAACCACGAACCCACGGAAACCGGGTGCACGTGGTGCCATCGCGGACAGGGACCGGCTACGGCTCCGACCGAGGATGCGCATGGATCGCATCATGAGGGGGACCAGACTCTCGGTATCAATGAACCCCTTCTGCATGACAATCTGATGCAGTCCAACTGCACCAACTGCCACGCGGATGTGGTCAGCCTGGATGGCGCCCCCATTCTGACCAAAGGCAAGAAGCTGTTCCTGAAATTGGGCTGTCACGGTTGCCATCTGGTCGAGGGGTATGCCGATGTACGCAAGGTGGGACCGAGCCTGAACAGGATTGCCGCCAAAGTCGATCCCAGTTGGCTGTACCGCTGGGTCAAAAAGCCGAAGGATTATCTGCCCGAGACCCGCATGCCCGACTTTGAGTTGAGTGATGAGGATGCTCTGGCCATCTCGGCGTATTTGCTGGCTTCTTCTGAGAAGAGTTACAAGCTTCCTGAGAAATTCAAAAGTGGCGACCCGGCTAAAGGCAAAGAGCTTTTTGAGTCGATCGGTTGTCAGGCCTGCCACAAGCTCAAGGGCATAGGGGAACTGTTTGCTCCCAACCTGAGCAATATCGGCGAAAAGGTGAGTGCCGACTGGCTGGTCAGCTGGCTCAGCAGCCCGCGGGACTACAACCATAAGAGCACCATGCCGGACATGCGTCTGGACGTGGAGCAGGCATCGAACATCGCGTCCTACCTGATCCAGTTCGGCAAGCCGGTCAAGATTCCGGGCATTGAAAGAAGGTTGAAAGATCCAGCAAGGGTCGAGTTGGGTGAAAAGCTGGTCCGCAACCGGGGTTGTTTCGCGTGCCATTCCATCCCGGGTATGGAAAAAGAAGGCCGCATCGCGCCGGAACTTTCCGCCTTCGGCAGCAAGCAGGTCCGTGAACTGGAGTTTGCCGACACGCACATTCCCCACACCTGGGAGTCGTGGACTTACACCAAATTGAAAAACCCGTCCGCCTACCGCACCGACCGCATTCTCGATAAAATGCCGGACTTCGATCTGGCCGAGGATGAGATCGATGCCCTGATGGTTCTTTTGCGCGGGCTCAATGGACTGTTCATCCCCGAGCGTTATAAAAAGAATTACTCAAAGGATGAGCTGACCATCGAACGCGGTCGCCGCCTGATTGCGCAGTACAATTGCCGGGGTTGTCATGTCGTCGAGGGTTACGGCGGCGACATTCAGGAGCACCTCAAAGCAAGCGCGCAGTATCCCCCGCCCTTGGAAACGGAGAATTACCATGTTGGGAACCGGGTTAAGGGATCCTGGTTGTATTCGTTTCTGAAAAACCCAACGCCTGTTCGTAAATGGATGGATGTCCGCATGCCTTCCTTCAATCTGACGGACAGCCAGATGCGGGACCTGACGGCTTATTTCGAATTGGTGGCGCCGGGTGAGATCAAGTATGAAGCCGGTGTGCATTTGAAAAAAGACAAAGAGGCCATCGAAACGGGTGTGAAGATCGTCAACTACATGGAATGCGGCAAGTGCCATGACGATGGCGCCAAGGGCATTGAGTTCAAAATTTCCAGTGAGCGCCTGCGCGAGGAGTGGATTCCCAAATGGTTGAAGGACACCCGGGAAATGATCCCGTGGACCCCGATGCCCAACCACTGGCCGAAAGAAGAAGGCGATTACACCATACAGGGCAAGTTCCACAAACTGAACGATGTCGAAAAAGGAAACATCGACAAGCAGATCCAGGATGTGACCGACCTGCTGGTGTCTTACGACAATCCCGATATCGATCTCAGCCTGTCGCTCGAAGCGGAAGAGCCTTTCATGGATGGTTTCTTTGACGCCGGCTTTGGCGACGAGGAACCCCTCGATGACGAGCCGATGGAGGGCGATGACGCGGGTGGGGAAGACAGTGAGTTTGCCGACGACATGGATTTTTGA
- a CDS encoding cytochrome C, giving the protein MGTAEKPPAKPPAKPAAGAPGKAAPKKKVEELPEKVHVWPYLVRLEFLCSIIVILALTVWSILIDAPLEEAANPTKTPNPSKAPWYFLGLQDILVYFDPWFAGVVAPVLIIVGLMLIPYLDMNPKGNGYYTYAERKLAIWVYAFGFLVLWIALIIMGVFLRGPGWNLFMPWQYWDPHKVVALTNVDLPYALGVRTYDMAMLVGAVVVLGYFAVGTAVYFFLERKALKTVGFLRMFLKVQLYLIMVGIVVKIVLRLGFNIKYIWVTPWFNV; this is encoded by the coding sequence ATGGGGACTGCAGAGAAACCACCTGCTAAGCCACCCGCCAAGCCGGCTGCTGGAGCGCCGGGAAAAGCGGCTCCGAAAAAGAAAGTAGAAGAACTACCGGAAAAAGTCCATGTGTGGCCTTACCTGGTCCGCCTGGAATTCCTGTGTTCCATTATCGTCATCCTTGCCCTGACGGTGTGGTCGATTCTCATCGACGCTCCGTTGGAAGAGGCGGCGAATCCCACCAAAACCCCGAATCCCTCCAAGGCGCCCTGGTACTTTCTCGGCCTTCAGGACATTCTGGTGTACTTCGATCCCTGGTTTGCAGGCGTGGTGGCGCCCGTGCTCATTATCGTCGGGTTGATGCTGATTCCTTATCTGGACATGAACCCCAAGGGCAACGGGTACTACACGTATGCAGAGCGCAAGCTCGCCATTTGGGTTTATGCGTTCGGGTTCCTGGTTCTGTGGATTGCGCTCATCATCATGGGGGTCTTCCTGCGCGGTCCGGGCTGGAACCTGTTCATGCCCTGGCAGTACTGGGATCCGCATAAAGTCGTGGCTCTGACCAACGTCGATCTCCCTTACGCGCTGGGTGTGCGGACTTACGATATGGCCATGCTGGTGGGTGCCGTCGTGGTGCTGGGATATTTTGCCGTCGGGACTGCCGTGTATTTTTTTCTGGAGCGCAAAGCCCTCAAAACCGTCGGCTTCCTCCGCATGTTCCTCAAGGTGCAGTTGTATTTGATCATGGTGGGCATCGTCGTCAAGATCGTGCTCCGGCTGGGCTTCAACATCAAATACATCTGGGTCACTCCCTGGTTTAACGTTTAA
- a CDS encoding cytochrome b N-terminal domain-containing protein yields MAKPKIPNFEEIKESIKSGQLFEEAADKFTESQVWTSTFRHGYADTPRNRVLQIASNVWLHLHPVKIHRHALRVKFTWCMGGITFLLFLSTVVTGIILMFYYRPVGEYAYYDMKYLQYDVPFGMLMRNMHRWAAHSMVITVWLHMFRVFLTGSYKPPREFNWVIGVFLVTFTLLLSFTGYLLPWDQLAMWAVTVGTNMARATPFLGSEGPFAEYVGVTARYDARAALLGGSLVGPPALLRFYVLHCILIPLVAGALMIVHFWRIRKDGGISGPL; encoded by the coding sequence TTGGCTAAACCCAAAATTCCAAATTTTGAGGAAATCAAAGAGTCCATCAAGAGCGGTCAACTTTTTGAGGAAGCGGCGGACAAGTTTACCGAATCCCAAGTCTGGACCTCCACCTTTCGTCACGGCTACGCGGATACGCCCCGAAACCGGGTGTTGCAGATCGCGAGTAACGTCTGGTTGCATCTGCACCCTGTAAAGATTCATCGGCATGCGCTGCGCGTGAAGTTTACCTGGTGTATGGGCGGGATTACATTCCTGCTGTTTTTATCGACCGTTGTGACCGGCATCATCCTGATGTTCTATTACCGGCCGGTGGGTGAATACGCTTATTACGACATGAAATACCTGCAGTACGACGTGCCCTTTGGCATGTTGATGCGGAACATGCATCGATGGGCGGCGCATTCGATGGTCATCACCGTCTGGCTGCATATGTTCCGCGTGTTTTTAACCGGTTCCTACAAGCCTCCACGCGAGTTCAACTGGGTGATCGGCGTGTTTCTGGTTACGTTCACGCTGCTTTTGAGCTTTACCGGGTACCTGCTGCCATGGGACCAGTTGGCCATGTGGGCGGTCACCGTGGGCACCAACATGGCGCGCGCGACCCCGTTCCTTGGCAGTGAGGGACCGTTTGCGGAGTATGTGGGGGTGACGGCGCGATACGACGCCCGGGCTGCGTTGCTGGGCGGCAGTCTCGTTGGGCCACCGGCCTTGTTACGATTTTACGTGTTGCATTGTATTTTGATACCTTTGGTTGCCGGTGCCTTGATGATCGTCCATTTCTGGCGCATCCGAAAGGACGGAGGCATTTCCGGGCCGCTTTAA